A window of Colletes latitarsis isolate SP2378_abdomen chromosome 11, iyColLati1, whole genome shotgun sequence genomic DNA:
GTACAGGTGTCTTAATGTGTTCTCGTGTAACATTGAAAGCACGTTTAGTTGTCCCTAATTTGGGCGAGAAATCAAATATTGTTTACGCTTCTGATTTGTGAAAATAATCGTATACAGTGAAAATCGTAACATTCGATCAGAATTGATGTAATCTTCGATTCTCTTTACACGGGCAGTTTTTATGTGCAACGCAAGATTCATCGAGTGTTTTAATTTTTACACAGTTTTAagtaataacttcttaatgtaGGATAATTGTTTGTAGGATTAGTGGGAGGTATTTCGTCGTCAGAATTCGTATTCATTCCTACATCAATGTCTTCGTTGACCGGGTCGCTTAAGTTGTTATTAACATCGTACAATTTATTGTACTGTGCTATGTAACTAAATTTTTGTAATCTTTGTAAAATCGTCAATGGCAGAGCGTCCAAAGCTAGTTTGTATGCTTTGTCCAAAGAGCTTTTATAATCGACTCCACCGACCTTCGTCtgcaataaaaataattgtcTTTCATACTGAAAATAATGAAGTTTTTTAAACAAACCAATACCTTTTGAATAAGTTTGCTATATTTATTTGATACAAATGGTTTAATATTTCGTTTATGGATCCAAGCATTCTCCAACTGATCTTCGTTGAAGAACGTAATATAGTATCTAATCTAGAAGTTTATATACGATTTATTATTTTACACAAGAGGTAATTAAATGTAATTATGAAtgtaataattcttgtaaggagaAACATAATGCTTACAGGTTGCTGAGAATGTTTACTTAATTCATAATATCTGAAAGTTTTAGGACAATCGTTAACTATTCCAGGCCACCATGGGTAGCCACGTATGTAAGCCCACACGATGCTACCAGCATTGTAAGTATTTTCGATTAAATCCGACTCTACAGCAGGCGATTTAGGTACTTCCGGTATGTTACAAGATGCTATTGACTTATCTGTAAAATCAAACCGTAGCATTAAGTATACGCATATAAAATTGTGCAAAAAACATTTACCAACCAGAATTCATTTCACAGTACCATACTTTAGGTACATCCAATGGATCGTGATATTCTTCGACGTATCTCCATTTCTTACACTTCTTTCTACAACACTGAACCCAGAGACCAATGTCCCTTCGAACCTGTAGCCAATACAATTTCTCTTTCCAGGTAAAATCATTGTTGCATTGAGACAATGTTTCTGTATTCTGATTAAATACTAAAGAGCAAACAAAATTCCATTACAGTTATAAAATACATCTAAAGTAAAACATCGATACGTTTTTAAGTTTGCACAAACTTTTACTTGTTACAAATCTATTCCTTTGTAAAATAGCATTATATTATACAATCTTATTACAATCTTTTCCTTAAGGGTAACGtacttatattattaaattaacagCTAACCGTACACTGTTATACACGAAAATGGGTTAATTTATCTTTGGCATCGGTATCTTTTGTTTTTAACGTGTGCGTGGATTTTTTATCATTCTGTGTACACCTACCTATAGACGATAATTCtgttaaattattttcggtgttcGGTCTATTTTCAGACCTGTTCCCTACGATATTCCTATCGTTTTCTTTATCGTTAACGTGTATCTTAATTTTGTCTACCCCGGTACGTAATTTACGTATTTGTTTCTGCGTGGCATTTCCTCCGTTACATTTCAACGTTTGTTTACAAAACAACGCGTTGCTCGATTGGTCAAACGAAACGTGTATGCCGCTGTCCACGTAGCTGGAAGCTTCCAACTCTTCTTCGGTGTATTGCAACTTCCTCGGCTTCAAGTTTATCTTCTTTGACTGTTTTGTATTCTTAATCGGCGCCTTCGGCGTAGCGATCGATTGTTTTTCCACCGGTGGCGTAAAAAATGACGAGTCGTTCGAGTTTTCATCGAACTGTTCTTTATTGAACAAATTGAACTAAAAATAGTAAGTACGCAAATGTACATTTATCCCTAAGCTTTTAATAAATTAATCCAATTTAagcttaaaaattattatttcattgTCTCGTAATACCTGTGAGAACTTTGTGGATACGTTATGTAATTCCACTTGTCCGAATTCTGATTTCGTAAACAACATCGTGGGAGTTCGTTGACCTCCGATTTGCCCGTTGAAGTTCGACCGTTCGAACAGAAAATTTTTACGTTGCATGTCGTTTCGAGGGTGCCGGCTTTCCTCGACCGAAATTCTGTCTGACGTTTGCACGAAGGGGGAAAAGAACGAAAAGAGAATGACAGAAACGGATAACGATTAATTATTCTTTTACTATGTCGCGAACTACGAACACTAAGCGAGAAAATGTTTAACGGCGTCACTTCGCGAAAACAGCGTAATTTTGACGCGAGAAAAAAGTCGCGACCGCGGGAAGAGTAAAATTATCCGAGTGAACAAGATACCCGCCGCGTCTGTAACGGGGTCCTCATTACATTCCGCACGGCTTTCGTCGCAAAGCAACGCGAACCAATGAAAATTTGGATATTATAACAAACGACGAACGAATAAAGGGCGCTGTTTAGAAACGAATTTTAAATTTGCAACCAATGACCAACAATTCCGTTCATACCTTTATTTTATGGAATAAGAAACGAAATGTAACGCTCGTTATTGTCCGTTTGAAACGTTGCAATTGTCGCCAAAGTTACGATTCGTCGATCTGATTTTCATTTTCGGAATTTCActccaatttgtcgattgattgAAATGATATTAGTAACAATGGAAAATCATTCTTTAAATTGTATTTGGGTCGTAAAATAAAAGATACATTTTTTGCATATAACACGATCGCTAATTAGAAACAACTGCTTACATCATTTCTATTAACATGCGACGCGTACAAAGATACATACGTATAATGCTTAAATAATGCAAATTACAAA
This region includes:
- the LOC143348376 gene encoding uncharacterized protein LOC143348376, with the translated sequence MQRKNFLFERSNFNGQIGGQRTPTMLFTKSEFGQVELHNVSTKFSQFNLFNKEQFDENSNDSSFFTPPVEKQSIATPKAPIKNTKQSKKINLKPRKLQYTEEELEASSYVDSGIHVSFDQSSNALFCKQTLKCNGGNATQKQIRKLRTGVDKIKIHVNDKENDRNIVGNRSENRPNTENNLTELSSIVFNQNTETLSQCNNDFTWKEKLYWLQVRRDIGLWVQCCRKKCKKWRYVEEYHDPLDVPKVWYCEMNSDKSIASCNIPEVPKSPAVESDLIENTYNAGSIVWAYIRGYPWWPGIVNDCPKTFRYYELSKHSQQPIRYYITFFNEDQLENAWIHKRNIKPFVSNKYSKLIQKTKVGGVDYKSSLDKAYKLALDALPLTILQRLQKFSYIAQYNKLYDVNNNLSDPVNEDIDVGMNTNSDDEIPPTNPTNNYPTLRSYYLKLCKN